The Cellulophaga sp. L1A9 genome window below encodes:
- a CDS encoding folylpolyglutamate synthase/dihydrofolate synthase family protein produces the protein MTYQEVLDWMFAQLPMYQQKGVSAHSGKLEGIINFSSHLNNPEDKFKSIHVAGTNGKGSSSHMLASILQEAGYKVGLYTSPHLKDFRERIKINGTSISEKEVVNFIETNFDYLEENRLSFFEMTVGMAFDYFVNQNVDIAVIEVGLGGRLDSTNIIHPEVSLITNIGLDHVDLLGDTLAKIAAEKAGIIKKDVPVVVSETQLETQEVFKAIAKSKDAEITFADQIVEDVYQTSLLGSYQEKNMKGVLEVINKLKAFKVSREAIKKGLLNVVVNTGLLGRWQTLSEHPRVVCDTAHNTDGLKIVIQQLLKQEYDQLHVVLGFVKDKDLALILPLFPKDARYYFCAPKINRGLDEIILKNTAEAHKLIGESYSSVNKALESALTAASKRDFVYVGGSTFVVAEIL, from the coding sequence ATGACTTATCAAGAGGTGTTAGATTGGATGTTTGCGCAACTTCCAATGTATCAGCAAAAAGGGGTAAGTGCTCATTCAGGAAAATTAGAGGGAATTATAAATTTTTCTTCTCATTTAAATAATCCAGAAGATAAATTTAAAAGTATACATGTTGCTGGAACTAATGGTAAAGGTTCTAGTAGTCATATGCTTGCTTCAATATTACAGGAAGCGGGCTACAAGGTAGGATTGTATACTTCCCCTCATTTAAAAGATTTTAGGGAACGGATAAAAATTAATGGAACCTCTATTTCAGAAAAAGAGGTGGTTAATTTTATAGAAACTAATTTTGACTATTTAGAAGAGAACCGACTTTCATTTTTTGAAATGACGGTGGGTATGGCATTTGATTATTTTGTAAATCAGAATGTTGATATTGCTGTAATTGAAGTTGGGCTAGGAGGAAGGTTAGATTCTACAAATATTATTCATCCAGAAGTTTCTTTGATTACAAATATTGGTTTAGATCATGTAGATCTCCTTGGTGACACGCTCGCTAAAATTGCAGCGGAGAAAGCGGGGATTATAAAGAAAGATGTGCCTGTGGTAGTAAGTGAAACACAACTAGAAACCCAAGAAGTTTTTAAGGCCATTGCGAAATCTAAGGACGCTGAAATTACGTTTGCTGATCAAATCGTAGAGGATGTCTATCAGACTAGCTTATTAGGATCCTATCAAGAGAAAAACATGAAAGGTGTCCTTGAGGTTATCAATAAGCTTAAGGCGTTTAAGGTTTCAAGAGAAGCTATTAAAAAAGGCTTGTTAAATGTGGTTGTTAATACAGGTCTTTTAGGAAGGTGGCAAACACTATCAGAACATCCAAGAGTAGTTTGCGATACAGCACATAATACGGATGGTTTGAAAATAGTGATACAACAACTATTAAAACAAGAGTATGATCAGTTGCATGTAGTTTTAGGTTTTGTAAAAGATAAAGACTTGGCATTAATTTTACCACTTTTTCCAAAAGATGCTAGGTATTATTTTTGTGCTCCAAAAATAAATAGAGGTTTAGATGAAATTATTTTAAAAAATACTGCGGAAGCTCATAAATTGATCGGGGAATCTTATTCTTCTGTAAATAAGGCACTTGAAAGTGCTTTAACGGCGGCATCTAAGCGAGATTTTGTCTATGTGGGCGGTAGTACCTTTGTTGTGGCAGAAATTTTATAA
- a CDS encoding energy transducer TonB yields MSLLDTRHKKKSFTLTTVLLSLLLLVLFYVGLTYLDPPEENGISVNFGTTDFGSGTVQPKEKIKSEPLDKPIVPPSQQEKVEEVVPEEASSSEQPAEKVVTQDSEESLVIKQQKEAKRKADAAEKAAKTQADRVAREKQEAKEKAQREQDAKKKKLDEMMGGLNKSDGSASGGEGNDTKAGDKGNPNGNPYATSYYGSPGSGSGGGGYGLNGRSLAGSSSVKQDCNEEGRVVVKIVVDRNGRVISATPGVKGTTNTNPCLMKPAELTAKAHTWKPDPNAPNQQVGFVVVNFKLRD; encoded by the coding sequence ATGTCATTACTAGACACGAGACACAAGAAAAAATCTTTTACACTAACAACAGTACTTTTAAGTTTACTGTTGTTGGTGCTTTTTTATGTGGGACTAACTTATTTAGATCCTCCTGAAGAAAATGGAATTTCTGTAAATTTTGGAACGACAGATTTTGGTAGTGGAACTGTTCAGCCTAAAGAAAAGATTAAATCAGAACCTTTAGATAAGCCAATAGTGCCACCTTCTCAGCAAGAAAAAGTAGAGGAAGTAGTTCCGGAGGAAGCGTCATCTAGCGAGCAGCCTGCAGAAAAAGTGGTTACTCAAGATAGTGAGGAATCTTTGGTAATAAAACAGCAAAAAGAAGCTAAGCGAAAGGCTGATGCGGCAGAAAAAGCTGCAAAAACTCAAGCAGATCGTGTTGCGCGTGAAAAACAAGAGGCTAAAGAAAAAGCCCAACGTGAGCAAGATGCTAAAAAGAAAAAGCTTGATGAAATGATGGGAGGTCTGAATAAATCAGACGGATCGGCATCAGGTGGTGAAGGGAATGATACCAAGGCTGGTGACAAAGGAAATCCAAATGGAAACCCTTACGCTACAAGTTATTATGGATCTCCTGGTTCTGGAAGCGGCGGTGGTGGCTACGGATTAAACGGTAGATCATTAGCGGGCAGTAGTTCTGTAAAACAAGACTGTAATGAAGAAGGTAGGGTTGTCGTTAAAATTGTGGTGGATAGAAATGGTCGTGTGATTAGTGCTACTCCAGGAGTAAAAGGGACAACCAATACGAACCCTTGTTTAATGAAACCAGCAGAATTAACGGCAAAAGCACATACTTGGAAGCCAGATCCCAATGCGCCAAACCAACAAGTTGGTTTTGTGGTAGTGAATTTCAAATTGAGAGACTAA
- a CDS encoding biopolymer transporter ExbD: protein MKLKGRNKVSPDFSMSSMTDIVFLLLVFFMLTSNSPNALDLLLPKAKGKSTSTQNVSVSINKDLEYFVNSERINGEYIEIELKKALEGQENPTIILRAEESVAIKEAVYVMDIANKNKYKVILAVRPK, encoded by the coding sequence ATGAAACTAAAAGGTAGAAATAAAGTTAGTCCAGACTTCAGTATGTCTTCAATGACAGATATTGTATTCTTGTTATTGGTGTTTTTTATGTTAACCTCTAACTCGCCAAATGCATTAGATCTATTATTGCCAAAAGCAAAAGGAAAATCTACAAGTACTCAGAATGTTTCTGTAAGTATTAATAAAGATTTAGAGTATTTCGTTAATAGCGAGAGAATTAACGGAGAGTATATTGAAATTGAACTAAAAAAAGCACTAGAAGGACAAGAGAACCCTACAATTATTCTAAGAGCAGAAGAAAGCGTCGCCATTAAAGAGGCGGTTTACGTTATGGATATTGCAAATAAGAATAAGTATAAGGTGATATTGGCGGTGCGACCAAAATAA
- a CDS encoding MotA/TolQ/ExbB proton channel family protein, which translates to MLLFQDLIEEAQIGEALPEEKTLSIIDLIVGGGAGSIIIISVLFVMLFVALYIYFERIFAIKAASKIDKNFMNQIRDHVSNGKLEAAKLLCAQTDSPVARLTEKGISRIGKPLEDINKAIENAGTLEVYKLEKNVSILATVAGAAPMIGFLGTVIGMILAFHEMASSGGQAEMGSLASGIYTAMTTTVAGLIVGIIAYIGYNHLVNRTDKVVHSMEANAVDFLDLLNEPL; encoded by the coding sequence ATGTTATTGTTTCAAGACCTTATTGAAGAGGCTCAAATAGGAGAGGCTTTGCCTGAAGAAAAAACACTTTCGATAATCGATTTGATTGTTGGTGGTGGCGCAGGTAGTATCATTATTATCTCCGTGTTGTTTGTTATGCTTTTTGTTGCGTTATACATTTATTTCGAAAGAATATTTGCGATAAAGGCAGCATCAAAAATTGATAAAAATTTCATGAATCAAATCCGTGATCATGTTTCAAACGGAAAATTAGAAGCAGCTAAATTGCTTTGTGCTCAAACAGATTCTCCAGTTGCGAGATTAACTGAAAAGGGGATATCTCGAATCGGGAAGCCCTTAGAGGATATTAATAAAGCGATTGAAAATGCGGGTACATTAGAAGTGTATAAATTAGAAAAGAACGTTAGTATATTGGCGACTGTTGCTGGTGCTGCCCCAATGATTGGGTTTTTAGGTACGGTAATAGGTATGATATTAGCATTCCATGAAATGGCTTCAAGTGGAGGTCAGGCCGAAATGGGTTCATTGGCATCTGGTATTTACACGGCAATGACAACCACAGTTGCTGGTTTAATTGTAGGTATTATAGCTTATATTGGTTATAACCATTTGGTAAACAGAACAGATAAGGTTGTTCATAGTATGGAAGCAAATGCAGTTGATTTCTTAGACTTATTAAACGAACCTCTTTAA
- the nhaD gene encoding sodium:proton antiporter NhaD encodes METIIVIVFVLGYLAITLEHNLKIDKLIPALGMMSILWAIIALTGLPVFEVNMDLKELEQGSMEGILLHHLGKTAEILVFLLGAMTIVEIIDYFDGFATIKSFIKTKKKSKLLWIVSSLAFVLSAIIDNLTATIVLITILQKLIKERDLRLWFAGLIIIAANAGGAWSPIGDVTTTMLWIANKVTASVLVEHVLIPSIFCFVVPTFIASRMSVFKGSIEDDGSDNDMPKSKYGGIMFYLGLGAIIFVPIFKSVTHLPPYVGMMLSLAFVAAFAEIYSSSKFNITTIDGGEGEAAGHHSPVHSSLSKIELPSILFFLGILLAVAALESLGMLFHFAEGLNASVPGLGTELHSTAVSDLVVLILGVGSAVIDNVPLVAASIGMFQIGLDEPAWHFIAYSAGTGGSMLIIGSAAGVVAMGMEKIDFFWYFKKISWLAMIGFLSGAVVFVLMRNFILNV; translated from the coding sequence ATGGAAACCATTATTGTAATTGTATTTGTACTAGGTTATTTAGCCATTACTCTAGAGCATAACTTAAAAATAGACAAGCTAATTCCTGCGTTAGGGATGATGTCCATCTTGTGGGCTATTATAGCGTTAACAGGATTGCCTGTTTTTGAGGTAAATATGGATTTAAAAGAATTGGAGCAAGGGTCTATGGAAGGGATACTGCTGCACCATTTGGGTAAAACGGCAGAAATTTTAGTGTTCCTTTTGGGGGCAATGACCATTGTTGAAATTATAGATTATTTTGATGGTTTTGCCACGATAAAAAGTTTTATAAAAACAAAAAAGAAAAGTAAGCTTTTGTGGATCGTTTCTTCTTTGGCGTTTGTTTTATCTGCAATTATAGATAACCTTACAGCGACAATTGTATTGATTACAATTCTTCAAAAATTAATAAAAGAGCGCGATTTAAGACTGTGGTTTGCAGGTTTAATTATTATTGCAGCAAATGCTGGTGGTGCTTGGTCTCCGATTGGAGATGTTACTACAACCATGTTGTGGATAGCTAATAAGGTGACGGCTAGTGTGTTAGTAGAGCATGTTTTGATTCCATCAATCTTTTGTTTTGTAGTGCCTACATTTATAGCATCTCGTATGAGTGTGTTTAAAGGGAGTATTGAGGATGACGGTTCTGATAACGATATGCCAAAATCTAAATATGGCGGAATCATGTTTTATTTAGGTCTAGGAGCAATTATTTTTGTACCTATTTTTAAATCAGTAACGCATTTGCCTCCATATGTAGGGATGATGTTATCTTTAGCTTTCGTAGCAGCTTTTGCAGAAATCTATAGTAGTTCTAAATTTAATATTACAACAATAGATGGTGGAGAAGGAGAAGCTGCTGGTCATCATAGTCCTGTACATAGCTCATTATCTAAAATTGAATTACCAAGTATTTTATTCTTCTTAGGTATTTTATTAGCCGTTGCGGCATTAGAATCTTTAGGAATGTTATTTCACTTTGCAGAAGGTTTAAATGCGTCTGTACCAGGTTTAGGGACAGAATTACATTCAACGGCAGTATCAGATTTGGTTGTGTTAATCTTAGGAGTAGGATCTGCTGTGATTGATAACGTGCCTTTAGTTGCGGCAAGTATAGGGATGTTCCAAATAGGATTAGATGAGCCAGCTTGGCATTTCATTGCATACTCTGCAGGTACAGGAGGTAGTATGTTAATTATTGGTTCTGCGGCAGGTGTTGTTGCTATGGGAATGGAAAAAATAGATTTCTTCTGGTATTTCAAGAAAATATCTTGGTTGGCCATGATTGGATTTTTGTCTGGAGCGGTTGTTTTTGTCTTGATGAGAAATTTTATTTTAAACGTATAA
- a CDS encoding Glu/Leu/Phe/Val dehydrogenase dimerization domain-containing protein has translation MKDLLAIYENKQPEIVFHWKDPETEAEGWTVINSLRGGAAGGGTRMREGLDINEVLSLAKTMEVKFTVSGPPIGGAKSGINFNPNDPRKKGVLERWYHAVAPLLKSYYGTGGDLNVDEIHEVIPITEDAGVWHPQEGVFNGHFKPTEADKINRIGQLRLGVIKVLEGDNYSPDVSRKYTVADMITGFGVAEAVKHYYDISGGTVKDKRAIVQGFGNVGAAAAFYLAKMGAKVVGIIDRVGGVINEEGFTFEEIVTLYKNKDGNTLVSDHMIPFEEINERIWNIKAEIFAPCAASRLVKKDQISKMIDTGLEVISCGANVPFADKEIFFGPIMEFTDERVSLIPDFISNCGMARVFAFFMEGRVSMDDELIFTDTSTTIRNAILNIFDQNSTKTNISKTAFEIALKQLI, from the coding sequence ATGAAAGATTTGCTAGCTATATACGAGAATAAACAACCAGAAATTGTGTTCCATTGGAAAGATCCGGAAACAGAAGCAGAAGGTTGGACTGTTATTAATTCATTAAGAGGTGGTGCTGCCGGAGGTGGTACGCGAATGAGAGAAGGTCTTGATATTAATGAAGTTTTGTCTTTGGCAAAAACCATGGAAGTTAAATTTACGGTTTCTGGCCCTCCGATTGGTGGTGCTAAATCTGGGATAAATTTTAACCCTAATGACCCAAGAAAAAAAGGAGTCCTAGAACGATGGTATCATGCAGTAGCTCCATTATTAAAAAGCTATTACGGTACAGGAGGAGATTTAAATGTTGATGAAATACATGAGGTTATTCCTATAACTGAAGATGCAGGAGTATGGCATCCTCAGGAAGGAGTGTTTAATGGGCATTTTAAACCTACGGAAGCAGATAAGATTAATAGAATAGGGCAGTTAAGACTTGGGGTAATCAAAGTTTTAGAAGGTGATAATTATTCGCCTGACGTTTCTCGAAAATATACTGTTGCAGATATGATTACTGGTTTTGGTGTTGCTGAAGCGGTAAAACATTATTATGATATTTCTGGAGGTACTGTAAAAGATAAAAGAGCAATCGTGCAAGGTTTCGGTAATGTAGGAGCTGCTGCAGCATTTTACTTGGCAAAAATGGGCGCTAAAGTAGTGGGTATCATAGACAGGGTAGGTGGTGTTATAAATGAAGAAGGATTTACGTTTGAAGAAATTGTAACGCTGTATAAAAATAAAGACGGTAATACCCTTGTTTCTGATCATATGATTCCATTTGAAGAGATCAATGAGCGTATTTGGAATATAAAAGCTGAAATTTTTGCGCCATGTGCTGCATCAAGATTAGTTAAGAAAGATCAAATAAGTAAGATGATTGACACGGGATTGGAAGTAATTTCCTGCGGAGCCAACGTTCCTTTCGCAGATAAAGAAATTTTCTTTGGTCCGATTATGGAATTTACAGACGAAAGAGTAAGTTTGATACCTGATTTTATTTCTAACTGCGGAATGGCACGAGTTTTTGCTTTTTTTATGGAAGGAAGAGTGTCAATGGATGATGAATTAATATTTACTGATACCTCGACAACGATTAGAAACGCAATTTTAAATATATTTGATCAGAATTCAACAAAAACGAACATTAGTAAAACAGCTTTTGAAATCGCATTAAAACAATTAATTTAA
- a CDS encoding acyl-CoA dehydrogenase family protein encodes MDFTLSEEQLMIQQAARDFAQNELLPGVIERDEEQKFPKEQIKKLGELGFLGMMVDPKYGGSGLDTLSYAIAMEELSKIDASSSVVVSVNNSLVCWGLEMFASEEQKQKYLTKLASGEMIGAFCLSEPEAGSDATSQKTTAIDKGDHYLLNGTKNWITNGGTAGVYLVIAQTDVEKGHKGINALIVEKGTPGFEIGPKENKLGIRGSDTHSLMFNDVKVPKENRIGEDGFGFKFAMKTLSGGRIGIAAQALGIAAGAYELALKYSKERKSFGTEICNHQAIAFKLADMHTEIEAARLLVYKAALDKDNGRNYDLSSAMAKLYASKVAMDTTVEAVQIHGGNGFVKDYHVERLMRDAKITQIYEGTSEIQKIVISRSIIGK; translated from the coding sequence ATGGATTTTACATTATCAGAAGAACAATTAATGATTCAGCAAGCAGCTAGAGATTTTGCTCAAAACGAATTACTGCCTGGAGTTATAGAAAGAGATGAAGAGCAAAAATTCCCAAAAGAACAAATTAAAAAACTAGGCGAGCTTGGGTTTTTAGGAATGATGGTTGATCCAAAATATGGAGGAAGTGGACTTGACACCTTATCATATGCTATTGCCATGGAAGAGTTATCAAAAATCGATGCTTCTTCTTCTGTTGTAGTTTCTGTAAATAATTCCTTAGTATGCTGGGGTTTAGAGATGTTTGCAAGTGAAGAACAAAAACAAAAATACTTAACAAAATTAGCCTCTGGCGAAATGATTGGCGCTTTTTGCCTTTCTGAACCTGAAGCGGGCAGTGATGCAACTTCACAAAAAACTACCGCAATAGACAAAGGAGATCATTACCTATTAAACGGAACAAAAAACTGGATTACAAACGGTGGTACCGCTGGCGTATATTTAGTCATTGCACAGACAGACGTTGAAAAAGGTCATAAAGGTATCAACGCACTAATTGTAGAAAAAGGCACTCCAGGATTTGAAATTGGTCCAAAAGAAAATAAATTAGGCATTAGAGGAAGTGACACCCACTCTTTAATGTTTAACGACGTAAAAGTACCTAAGGAAAATAGAATTGGTGAAGATGGATTTGGCTTTAAATTTGCCATGAAAACCTTAAGCGGCGGAAGGATCGGTATTGCGGCACAAGCATTAGGTATTGCTGCAGGAGCTTATGAACTTGCCCTTAAATACTCAAAAGAACGCAAATCATTCGGTACAGAAATATGCAACCACCAAGCTATTGCTTTCAAATTAGCCGACATGCACACTGAAATAGAAGCTGCTCGTTTATTAGTCTACAAAGCAGCATTAGATAAAGATAATGGCAGAAACTATGATCTTTCTAGTGCTATGGCTAAATTATACGCATCAAAAGTTGCCATGGACACCACGGTTGAAGCTGTACAAATTCACGGAGGGAATGGCTTTGTAAAAGACTATCATGTAGAGCGATTAATGAGAGATGCCAAAATCACTCAAATCTACGAAGGAACATCAGAAATTCAAAAAATTGTGATTTCTAGAAGCATTATTGGTAAGTAA